The proteins below are encoded in one region of Carcharodon carcharias isolate sCarCar2 unplaced genomic scaffold, sCarCar2.pri scaffold_776_ctg1, whole genome shotgun sequence:
- the LOC121275191 gene encoding probable G-protein coupled receptor 139 isoform X1 has product MLAAFDVFDKTFYVSLAVIGVPANFLAMVILSRGKCGLSTSTTRYLMAMATADLLVVITEVILYQIKYHYFPVSFLDITPVCSFNAVLRTTAKSCSVWLTITFSFDRFVAICCQKLRAKYCTGKTAVVVLATTDILLCLINIPFYFTQEPGVIIDSVPWGCITNPSYFTDIGWMGFKWFHTIFNPFLPFFLILLFNALTVSHILVASQVRKRLRGQSKGESQSDPEMEGRRKSIILLFTISGSFILLWLVNIVEFLYSNITGAAHNDLHYVVRQVGFMLVSLSCCTNTFIYGVTQSKFREQVKNTMKYPLTSIIRLMKKKQ; this is encoded by the exons ATGCTTGCAGCATTTGACGTTTTCGATAAAACCTTCTATGTGAGTCTCGCTGTCATTGGTGTCCCAG CTAATTTCCTGGCAATGGTGATCCTGTCCCGGGGAAAGTGTGGCCTCTCCACCAGCACCACTCGATACCTGATGGCTATGGCAACAGCAGACCTACTGGTCGTTATAACTGAGGTCATTCTATATCAGATCAAATATCATTATTTCCCAGTGTCTTTCCTGGACATCACCCCTGTGTGTAGTTTTAATGCTGTCCTGCGAACTACTGCAAAAAGCTGTTCTGTctggctcaccatcactttctcctttgatcgatttgtggccatttgttgccagaAGCTGAGAGCTAAATATTGCACTGGGAAAACTGCTGTTGTGGTTCTAGCAACAACTGACATTCTGTTGTGTTTGATTAACATCCCCTTTTACTTTACACAGGAACCTGGAGTGATAATTGACAGTGTCCCATGGGGCTGTATTACAAACCCAAGCTATTTTACTGACATCGGATGGATGGGATTTAAATGGTTTCATACGATTTTCAACCCATTCCTCCCGTTCTTTTTAATTCTGTTGTTCAATGCTCTGACTGTCAGCCACATTTTAGTGGCCAGTCAAGTCCGTAAGAGACTCAGGGgtcagagcaagggagagagccagagtgacccagagatggaggGCAGAAGGAAGTCTATAATATTACTCTTTACCATCTCCGGCAGCTTCATACTCCTGTGGTTAGTCAACATTGTAGAATTTTTATATTCCAACATTACAGGAGCAGCTCACAACGATCTTCACTACGTAGTAAGACAAGTCGGGTTTATGCTGGTGAGTTTaagttgctgcacaaacacatttatttatGGGGTGACTCAGTCCAAGTTCAGGGAGCAGGTCAAGAACACGATGAAATATCCGCTTACATCAATTATTCGACTCATGAAGAAAAAACAATAA
- the LOC121275191 gene encoding probable G-protein coupled receptor 139 isoform X2, translating into MVILSRGKCGLSTSTTRYLMAMATADLLVVITEVILYQIKYHYFPVSFLDITPVCSFNAVLRTTAKSCSVWLTITFSFDRFVAICCQKLRAKYCTGKTAVVVLATTDILLCLINIPFYFTQEPGVIIDSVPWGCITNPSYFTDIGWMGFKWFHTIFNPFLPFFLILLFNALTVSHILVASQVRKRLRGQSKGESQSDPEMEGRRKSIILLFTISGSFILLWLVNIVEFLYSNITGAAHNDLHYVVRQVGFMLVSLSCCTNTFIYGVTQSKFREQVKNTMKYPLTSIIRLMKKKQ; encoded by the coding sequence ATGGTGATCCTGTCCCGGGGAAAGTGTGGCCTCTCCACCAGCACCACTCGATACCTGATGGCTATGGCAACAGCAGACCTACTGGTCGTTATAACTGAGGTCATTCTATATCAGATCAAATATCATTATTTCCCAGTGTCTTTCCTGGACATCACCCCTGTGTGTAGTTTTAATGCTGTCCTGCGAACTACTGCAAAAAGCTGTTCTGTctggctcaccatcactttctcctttgatcgatttgtggccatttgttgccagaAGCTGAGAGCTAAATATTGCACTGGGAAAACTGCTGTTGTGGTTCTAGCAACAACTGACATTCTGTTGTGTTTGATTAACATCCCCTTTTACTTTACACAGGAACCTGGAGTGATAATTGACAGTGTCCCATGGGGCTGTATTACAAACCCAAGCTATTTTACTGACATCGGATGGATGGGATTTAAATGGTTTCATACGATTTTCAACCCATTCCTCCCGTTCTTTTTAATTCTGTTGTTCAATGCTCTGACTGTCAGCCACATTTTAGTGGCCAGTCAAGTCCGTAAGAGACTCAGGGgtcagagcaagggagagagccagagtgacccagagatggaggGCAGAAGGAAGTCTATAATATTACTCTTTACCATCTCCGGCAGCTTCATACTCCTGTGGTTAGTCAACATTGTAGAATTTTTATATTCCAACATTACAGGAGCAGCTCACAACGATCTTCACTACGTAGTAAGACAAGTCGGGTTTATGCTGGTGAGTTTaagttgctgcacaaacacatttatttatGGGGTGACTCAGTCCAAGTTCAGGGAGCAGGTCAAGAACACGATGAAATATCCGCTTACATCAATTATTCGACTCATGAAGAAAAAACAATAA